A single uncultured Methanolobus sp. DNA region contains:
- a CDS encoding uroporphyrinogen decarboxylase family protein has translation MTTDEMSSMERVLTALDHREPDRVPYFLLLTTQGSKEFDVSIEKYFSDPEKVASAQISMQKRYGHDCYYTFYYASLEIEAWGGSSIFYQDASPNCGMPIVRDAGDISSLEAPDVYESPLLQKVLKTTSVLKEHAGADIPVIGVVMSPFALPSMQIGMEHYFDLIYEEREIYEELMKINEEFCVQWANAQLEAGATAICYFDPISSSTIIPPQLYRETGLKVAKRTLPRINGPTATHMASGRCLPIIKDIIETGTAIVCTSVLEDLAEVKKECDGKISVLGNLNGIEMRHWSPEDTENKVKEAIDKAAKGGGYILSDNHGEIPYSVPSSVITDISHSVSKWGYY, from the coding sequence GTGACAACTGATGAAATGAGTTCTATGGAAAGAGTTCTCACAGCGCTGGATCACAGGGAACCTGACAGGGTTCCATATTTTTTGTTACTGACGACCCAGGGCTCAAAAGAATTCGATGTCTCAATTGAAAAGTATTTCTCTGATCCTGAAAAGGTCGCATCGGCTCAGATAAGCATGCAAAAGCGCTATGGGCACGACTGTTATTACACTTTCTACTATGCGTCCCTTGAAATCGAAGCATGGGGGGGAAGCAGCATTTTCTATCAGGATGCCTCACCTAATTGTGGAATGCCTATTGTTCGTGATGCAGGTGATATTTCCTCACTGGAAGCGCCTGATGTTTACGAATCTCCCCTGCTGCAAAAGGTACTGAAAACCACATCGGTTTTGAAAGAACATGCTGGAGCAGATATTCCTGTCATAGGGGTCGTAATGTCTCCTTTTGCTCTTCCTTCTATGCAAATTGGAATGGAGCATTATTTTGATCTAATCTATGAGGAACGTGAAATTTACGAGGAATTAATGAAGATAAATGAAGAATTTTGTGTCCAGTGGGCAAATGCACAACTTGAAGCCGGAGCAACAGCAATTTGTTATTTTGACCCGATATCGTCCTCTACAATAATTCCACCGCAGCTTTACAGAGAAACTGGATTAAAGGTTGCAAAGCGCACTCTTCCCAGAATAAATGGTCCGACTGCGACCCATATGGCATCAGGGAGATGTCTTCCAATTATCAAGGACATTATTGAGACAGGAACCGCAATAGTCTGCACAAGTGTTCTGGAAGATCTGGCAGAAGTAAAAAAAGAATGTGATGGTAAGATATCTGTTCTTGGAAACCTGAATGGTATTGAAATGAGGCACTGGTCGCCAGAGGATACCGAGAACAAAGTAAAGGAAGCAATAGATAAGGCTGCCAAAGGCGGTGGTTATATTTTGTCGGATAATCATGGTGAGATACCCTACTCAGTTCCATCCTCTGTAATAACGGATATTTCTCATTCAGTGAGTAAATGGGGATATTATTAG
- a CDS encoding ATP-binding protein, whose product MFHNYYILAPECIREEAEQVLSGNVLLKGIKSSYFNSLEDFGNLNSFSNITKGIIKSGNNILLICNNPCIEFDILDHDSQLLKVSRVDYLYSLFTEKVVLEKHRQKGAFFVVPGWLECWEDHLKYLGLYESGNNDVFLKSYSHVLILDTGVHPEFSERAAEFTRATGIPHKVLYVGMDYFRMSFEHQLMTWNLKKKHDDLKVCKRKSASYAMSLDFIKSLADMTDEAATIGSICNLFSTMLAPGCIVYYSVKGDAAEFAYCKPTNTDQKAIFKLKDSSSNHYIFESLDGFVIKIQLAGELLGIIEVREIAFPEYMDEYLSIAYDIAKAAGLAIASIRRYHDLFESREEQAKLTEMLRTTNSILRHDIANNLQVITMSLDIMEEKGDTSYISMIRNATRKSALLITSVKELDMRSPGDSKLEVLNVKQLLDSVISRHNVEFTIEGNCNVMADQALLSVFDNIVSNAISHGKASKIGIQTRNLGERCQISIADNGKGIPDEVKPHVFNEGFKHGEAGHTGIGLFIAKKTIERYNGCIRVEDNSPSGARFTIELDVAKSKSSLT is encoded by the coding sequence ATGTTCCATAATTATTACATTCTTGCACCGGAGTGTATAAGGGAGGAAGCTGAGCAGGTTCTGTCAGGAAATGTCCTGCTTAAAGGGATAAAATCCTCATACTTTAATTCTCTTGAAGACTTCGGGAATCTTAATTCGTTTTCTAATATCACCAAGGGGATAATAAAGTCAGGAAATAATATTCTTCTGATATGCAACAATCCATGCATAGAATTTGACATTCTGGATCACGATTCTCAATTATTGAAAGTCAGCAGGGTGGATTACCTGTACTCCCTTTTTACTGAAAAGGTCGTGCTTGAAAAACACAGGCAAAAGGGTGCTTTTTTTGTAGTTCCCGGCTGGCTGGAATGCTGGGAAGATCACCTTAAATATCTTGGTTTGTACGAATCGGGTAATAACGATGTGTTTTTAAAATCATATTCTCATGTTCTTATACTGGATACGGGAGTGCATCCTGAGTTTTCTGAAAGGGCAGCTGAGTTTACAAGAGCTACCGGGATCCCTCATAAAGTGCTGTATGTAGGCATGGATTATTTCAGAATGTCCTTTGAACATCAGTTGATGACCTGGAATCTCAAAAAGAAACATGATGATCTAAAGGTCTGCAAAAGGAAATCTGCATCATATGCCATGTCACTGGATTTCATTAAATCACTTGCCGACATGACTGATGAAGCTGCAACGATTGGTTCCATTTGTAACCTTTTCAGTACAATGTTAGCTCCAGGTTGTATTGTTTATTATTCTGTAAAAGGTGACGCAGCAGAGTTTGCATATTGCAAACCGACTAATACTGACCAGAAAGCTATTTTTAAGTTGAAGGATTCGAGTTCCAATCATTATATTTTTGAGAGCCTTGATGGTTTTGTTATAAAAATACAATTGGCTGGTGAGCTTCTGGGTATTATAGAGGTCAGGGAAATAGCTTTCCCGGAATATATGGATGAATATCTCAGCATAGCTTACGATATCGCAAAGGCTGCCGGTCTGGCTATAGCCAGCATAAGAAGGTATCATGATCTTTTTGAGTCAAGAGAAGAGCAGGCAAAACTTACCGAAATGCTCAGAACTACAAACAGTATTTTGAGACATGATATTGCTAACAACCTGCAGGTTATAACCATGTCACTTGATATTATGGAAGAGAAGGGCGATACTTCTTATATTTCAATGATAAGAAATGCAACAAGGAAAAGCGCTTTGCTAATAACAAGTGTTAAGGAACTTGACATGAGGTCTCCTGGAGACTCTAAATTAGAGGTTCTTAATGTCAAGCAACTTCTGGATTCGGTAATCAGCAGGCATAATGTAGAATTTACTATAGAAGGAAATTGTAATGTCATGGCAGATCAGGCATTATTATCAGTTTTTGATAATATAGTAAGTAATGCTATTTCTCATGGTAAAGCCAGCAAGATAGGAATTCAGACCAGGAATTTAGGTGAAAGGTGTCAAATTTCAATTGCAGACAATGGAAAAGGTATTCCTGATGAAGTAAAACCTCATGTTTTTAATGAAGGCTTTAAGCATGGTGAAGCAGGTCATACCGGGATCGGTCTTTTCATTGCAAAGAAAACAATTGAACGTTATAATGGCTGTATTCGTGTGGAGGATAACAGTCCATCTGGTGCCAGATTTACTATTGAGCTGGACGTTGCGAAAAGTAAAAGCAGTTTGACTTAA
- a CDS encoding MASE3 domain-containing protein, giving the protein MKLQNIYGKYSETTIVILVLLALYMISLNSYLLFHSIVEVASIIVIAAVFLIAWNSRKYLKNSYLLFLGMSFFFVSWIDFLHIVSYKGMGVFPEYDVNLPTQLWIAARYMQSISLLIAPLLMGKEVNYRKVLAIYFVFTSLIIAIIFRGYFPDCFVEGSGLTTFKIVSEYIISLILVCSLVLLHSRQKEFDTDVYNLISASIVLTIFAELAFTFYIDVYGFSNLVGHYFKLLSFYLVYKAIVVTSLSRPYDLLYRELKMREYDLIKKKKAQEELLETLRLVNQILRHDILNDLNIVSLSIDNMKGRMSEKELDFSEKAVNHSTKLIREMKDFESLMYIRELVTIDLRMLAIEVAQEFPVKINISGYCSVKADSGLHSVIGNIVQNAVIHGKADNIDISMELKDNHCELRISDNGSGIPDMIKGRIFDEGFKYGKTGHTGLGLYIAKRIVERYGEIALEDNVPSGAIFIIKFYDNSRNNGDEASVHQVPVKENEIPV; this is encoded by the coding sequence GTGAAGTTGCAAAATATCTATGGAAAATACTCAGAAACAACCATTGTAATTCTGGTTCTTCTGGCTTTGTATATGATCAGCCTGAACAGTTACCTCTTATTCCACAGTATCGTTGAAGTTGCAAGTATAATTGTTATTGCTGCTGTTTTCCTTATTGCATGGAATTCCAGAAAATATCTGAAGAATTCATACCTTTTGTTCCTCGGGATGAGTTTCTTCTTTGTGTCATGGATCGACTTCCTGCATATAGTAAGCTATAAAGGAATGGGTGTTTTTCCAGAATATGATGTGAACCTGCCGACACAGCTATGGATAGCTGCAAGATATATGCAGAGTATCTCTCTTTTGATAGCTCCTCTTCTTATGGGAAAAGAGGTCAATTACAGAAAAGTTCTCGCTATATATTTTGTTTTTACTTCTCTGATCATTGCAATCATCTTTCGGGGTTATTTCCCAGATTGCTTTGTTGAAGGCAGTGGTCTGACGACGTTCAAGATAGTCAGTGAGTACATTATTTCTTTGATATTGGTCTGCTCGCTGGTTCTGCTTCACAGTCGCCAGAAAGAGTTTGACACCGATGTTTACAATCTAATTTCAGCTTCAATTGTTCTTACGATATTTGCAGAACTGGCCTTTACTTTTTACATAGATGTTTATGGATTTTCAAATCTCGTAGGCCACTATTTCAAACTGCTTTCTTTTTATCTTGTCTACAAGGCAATAGTTGTCACAAGTCTTTCAAGACCATATGACCTGCTCTACAGGGAACTCAAGATGAGGGAATATGATCTTATTAAAAAGAAAAAAGCTCAGGAAGAGCTGCTTGAGACTCTGAGGCTGGTGAATCAGATACTCAGACACGATATTCTTAATGATCTGAATATTGTTTCCCTTTCAATTGACAATATGAAAGGAAGGATGTCCGAAAAGGAACTTGATTTCTCGGAAAAGGCTGTAAATCATAGCACTAAACTTATTCGCGAGATGAAGGATTTCGAGTCATTGATGTATATCAGGGAGCTTGTGACAATTGATCTTCGTATGCTTGCAATTGAGGTTGCTCAGGAATTCCCTGTAAAGATCAATATATCCGGATACTGTTCGGTAAAAGCAGATAGTGGCCTTCATTCAGTTATAGGTAATATTGTACAGAATGCTGTGATACACGGTAAGGCAGATAATATAGATATATCCATGGAACTAAAGGACAATCATTGTGAATTAAGGATATCTGATAATGGAAGTGGCATACCGGATATGATAAAGGGGCGGATATTTGATGAAGGTTTCAAATATGGTAAAACCGGTCATACTGGTCTTGGACTTTATATTGCAAAAAGGATAGTTGAAAGATATGGTGAGATAGCCCTGGAGGATAATGTTCCTTCTGGAGCGATATTCATTATCAAATTCTATGACAACAGCAGGAACAATGGAGACGAAGCATCAGTTCATCAAGTTCCTGTAAAAGAAAATGAAATTCCCGTATGA
- a CDS encoding DUF1641 domain-containing protein yields MSDENLMNQISGVEIRPADVEAVLDLIRTARILQDYINDQTAHGIADLTSTVLKLTNAIMCTDLIEVMERAVQDPELDKAILNPPKVGLTGMLKQMGDEDFQKGMGVMLTLVKAIGRATED; encoded by the coding sequence ATGAGCGATGAAAACCTTATGAACCAGATATCAGGTGTCGAGATAAGACCAGCTGACGTTGAAGCAGTCTTAGACCTGATCAGAACAGCAAGAATACTGCAGGATTATATCAATGACCAGACTGCCCACGGAATTGCAGATCTCACATCCACCGTACTGAAGCTCACAAATGCCATCATGTGTACTGACCTGATAGAAGTCATGGAAAGAGCAGTTCAGGATCCTGAACTTGATAAGGCAATTCTCAACCCTCCAAAAGTAGGCTTAACAGGAATGCTGAAACAAATGGGTGACGAAGACTTCCAGAAAGGCATGGGAGTTATGCTCACACTTGTAAAAGCAATAGGAAGAGCTACAGAAGACTAG
- a CDS encoding FAD-dependent oxidoreductase, with protein MKQKVLILGAGYAGSVVANILAREFRNKIAKDELEVTILDKNDTNINQGGFTFIPFELYTPEDITRPRKKLISPRVKAFFGADGEVKAVDLKSKEITVKSDKKYTYDYLVIAMGCRADPTTVPGLTDDLNTFYTSMEDAFKVRDLVKNITSGKVVVSVASMPVPCPGAPVKFTFMLESYLRNVKKVRDDVQLTLVWPMEPIGPPEFNKFVTSQLNEKGIEVMRNSPLANVDAARKEITTKSGETVSYDLLITVPTHKAPQVLIDAGLTDEKGWLSADKATLQYRGPAGDHDNVYVLGDLGPADILKTGIGAHYQAIAVSQSLKNAIHGNGIQTPYEGETGCPLVTELETPSTPGRGYIATWKYAKPPEAFSTTKMGWFLYRMYYHIHWDISVKGMF; from the coding sequence ATGAAACAAAAGGTATTGATATTGGGAGCTGGCTATGCCGGATCGGTAGTAGCTAACATACTGGCCAGGGAATTCAGAAATAAGATCGCAAAAGACGAATTAGAAGTAACTATTCTAGACAAGAACGATACAAACATAAATCAGGGTGGGTTCACGTTTATTCCTTTTGAACTTTATACCCCGGAAGACATCACAAGACCTCGCAAGAAACTTATAAGCCCCAGGGTCAAAGCCTTTTTTGGGGCTGACGGGGAAGTAAAAGCTGTTGACCTCAAAAGCAAAGAGATCACCGTCAAGAGCGATAAAAAATACACGTATGATTACCTTGTTATCGCAATGGGTTGCAGAGCAGACCCTACAACAGTTCCCGGACTTACAGATGACCTGAACACTTTCTACACATCCATGGAGGATGCCTTCAAGGTCAGAGATCTTGTAAAAAATATAACTAGCGGAAAAGTTGTGGTCTCAGTTGCCTCAATGCCAGTACCCTGCCCCGGTGCACCGGTTAAATTCACATTTATGCTGGAAAGCTACCTGCGCAACGTAAAGAAAGTCAGGGACGATGTGCAATTAACACTTGTGTGGCCTATGGAACCAATCGGACCTCCAGAATTCAATAAATTTGTAACATCCCAATTGAACGAAAAGGGTATTGAAGTTATGAGGAACTCTCCACTGGCAAATGTAGATGCAGCCAGAAAGGAAATCACAACAAAAAGTGGAGAGACGGTCAGTTATGACCTGTTGATCACAGTTCCAACACACAAAGCACCGCAAGTACTGATTGATGCCGGACTTACAGATGAGAAAGGATGGCTCTCTGCAGACAAAGCCACACTACAATACCGTGGCCCTGCAGGCGACCATGACAACGTCTATGTTCTTGGAGACCTTGGACCTGCCGACATCCTTAAAACAGGAATCGGTGCTCACTACCAGGCAATTGCAGTAAGTCAGAGCCTTAAGAATGCCATCCACGGGAATGGGATCCAGACACCTTACGAAGGAGAAACCGGATGTCCACTTGTTACCGAGTTGGAAACTCCGAGCACCCCAGGAAGAGGATACATTGCCACATGGAAATATGCCAAACCACCGGAAGCGTTCTCAACTACGAAAATGGGCTGGTTCCTGTACCGCATGTATTACCACATACACTGGGATATCAGTGTAAAAGGAATGTTCTGA
- the rpsJ gene encoding 30S ribosomal protein S10, whose protein sequence is MSQKARIRLSGISPVNLDGVCDQVKAIADRTGVSISGPVPLPTKKMVVPVRKSPSGDGTATWDHWEMRVHKRLIDIAADERALRQLMRIQVPKDINIEIVLQN, encoded by the coding sequence ATGTCACAGAAAGCAAGAATAAGATTATCAGGAATCAGCCCTGTAAACCTTGATGGTGTTTGCGATCAGGTAAAAGCTATTGCAGACAGAACAGGTGTAAGTATCTCAGGACCAGTTCCTTTACCTACCAAAAAAATGGTAGTACCAGTCCGTAAAAGTCCAAGTGGTGACGGAACCGCTACATGGGATCACTGGGAAATGCGTGTACACAAGAGACTCATCGACATTGCAGCAGATGAGCGCGCACTCAGACAGCTCATGCGTATCCAGGTACCAAAGGACATAAACATTGAGATAGTACTCCAGAACTAA
- the tuf gene encoding translation elongation factor EF-1 subunit alpha, protein MAAEKPHMNLAVIGHVDHGKSTFVGRLMFETGAVPAHLIEKYRAEAKEKGKESFAFAWVMDSLKEERERGVTIDISHKRFDTDKYYFTVVDCPGHRDFVKNMITGASQADAAVLVVAAPDGVMAQTKEHVFLSRTLGINQLIVAVNKMDAAEYSQERYEQVKKDVGQLLGMVGFKASEIPFVPTSAFEGDNITKSSANTPWYTGPSLLECLNELKEPEKPDTLPLRIPVQDAYTISGIGTVPVGRVETGVMKKGENVIFNPSGVSGEVKSIEMHHEEVPQAVPGDNIGWNVRGVGKNDVRRGDVCGPTSNPPSVAEEFTGQIVVLQHPSAITAGYTPVFHCHTTQTACTLMSIDKKLDPKTGQVKEENAAFIKAGDAAIVTIRPTRPMVIEPVKEIPQLGRFAIRDMGMTIAAGMCMSVKQKQ, encoded by the coding sequence ATGGCAGCTGAGAAACCACACATGAACTTAGCAGTTATCGGTCACGTAGACCACGGCAAGTCAACCTTTGTCGGAAGATTGATGTTCGAGACAGGAGCAGTACCTGCTCACCTTATCGAGAAATACAGAGCAGAAGCAAAAGAAAAAGGAAAAGAATCATTTGCTTTTGCATGGGTAATGGACTCACTCAAGGAAGAGCGTGAGAGAGGAGTTACCATCGACATCTCCCACAAGAGATTCGACACAGACAAGTACTACTTCACAGTAGTAGACTGTCCAGGCCACCGTGACTTCGTAAAGAACATGATCACCGGTGCATCCCAGGCAGATGCAGCTGTTCTTGTCGTAGCAGCACCTGATGGTGTAATGGCTCAGACAAAGGAACACGTTTTCCTTTCCAGAACACTCGGTATCAACCAGCTTATCGTCGCTGTAAACAAGATGGATGCAGCAGAATACAGCCAGGAGAGATACGAGCAGGTTAAGAAGGACGTAGGCCAGCTCCTCGGTATGGTAGGATTCAAGGCTTCAGAGATCCCATTCGTACCAACATCCGCATTTGAGGGTGACAACATCACAAAGTCAAGTGCTAACACCCCATGGTACACAGGCCCATCCCTCCTTGAATGCCTCAACGAGCTCAAGGAACCAGAAAAGCCAGACACACTTCCACTCCGTATCCCTGTACAGGATGCATACACCATTTCCGGTATCGGAACTGTACCTGTAGGTAGAGTCGAGACCGGTGTAATGAAGAAGGGTGAAAATGTAATATTCAACCCAAGCGGCGTATCAGGCGAAGTAAAGTCAATTGAGATGCACCACGAAGAAGTTCCACAGGCTGTCCCAGGAGACAACATTGGATGGAACGTAAGAGGAGTAGGTAAGAACGACGTACGCAGAGGAGATGTCTGTGGTCCTACATCAAACCCACCATCCGTAGCAGAAGAATTCACAGGACAGATCGTAGTTCTTCAGCACCCATCCGCTATCACAGCAGGATACACACCTGTATTCCACTGCCACACAACCCAGACCGCATGTACCCTCATGTCCATTGACAAAAAGCTTGATCCAAAGACAGGCCAGGTCAAGGAAGAGAATGCAGCATTCATCAAGGCAGGCGATGCAGCAATCGTAACCATCAGGCCAACAAGACCAATGGTTATCGAGCCAGTAAAGGAAATCCCACAGCTCGGTAGGTTCGCTATCCGTGATATGGGTATGACCATTGCCGCTGGCATGTGCATGAGTGTCAAACAGAAACAGTAA
- a CDS encoding elongation factor EF-2, whose amino-acid sequence MAKDKMVDRVAALMKEPKMIRNIGIVAHIDHGKTTLSDNILAGAGMLSKELAGNACWTDSDEEEQARGITIDSANVSMVHEYNGQEYLINLIDTPGHVDFGGDVTRAMRAVDGAVVVIDAVEGTMPQTETVLRQALKEHVKPVLFINKVDRLINELQVDGQEMQIRLGKLIDHVNKLIKGMNEERYKAGWRVDAAEGTVAFGSALYNWAISVPMMKKTGISFQQIYDYNKQEGDAGIKELADKCPLHEVLNDMVIRFLPSPLEAQEGRVGAIWHGDKKSAIGQSMINADPNADLAFMVTDITMDPHAGEVATGRLFSGSLQRGMEVYVSGTSKKNRIQQVGVFMGPKRLDVDIIPAGNIAAVTGLRDAIVGSTVTTLEGMEPFESITHASEPVVTVAVEAKHMKDLPKLVDVLRQVAKEDPTLKITLDEETGEHLMAGMGELHLEVIAHRIQRDKGVEITTTPPIVVYRETIRGKAGPVEGKSPNRHNRFYVEIQPLEEGVRDLIKAGEISMRMPEVERREKLIAAGMDKDEAKGIADIFESNVYIDMTKGIQYLNETMELVLEGFHEVMKGGPLSKEPCMGVKVKLVDAKLHEDAVHRGPAQVIPASRQGIQAAMLMADDTLLEPYQKVFIQVPQDNMGGATKEIQGRRGIIINMTAEGDMTIIESRAPVSELFGFAGDIRSATEGRAMWSTEFAGFDTLPANMTAEIVCGIRERKGLKKELPQASDYLSM is encoded by the coding sequence ATGGCAAAAGATAAAATGGTCGACCGTGTCGCAGCTCTTATGAAAGAGCCAAAGATGATTCGTAACATCGGTATTGTGGCACATATTGATCACGGTAAAACAACTTTATCAGACAACATCCTTGCAGGTGCCGGTATGCTCTCCAAAGAGCTTGCTGGTAACGCATGCTGGACTGACTCTGATGAAGAAGAACAAGCAAGAGGTATTACAATTGATTCCGCAAACGTATCAATGGTCCACGAGTACAATGGACAGGAATACCTTATCAACCTTATCGACACACCAGGTCACGTAGACTTTGGTGGTGACGTTACACGTGCAATGCGTGCAGTAGACGGTGCAGTAGTGGTAATTGATGCTGTAGAAGGTACGATGCCACAGACAGAGACCGTTCTCAGGCAGGCACTCAAGGAACACGTTAAGCCAGTTCTGTTCATCAACAAGGTTGACCGTCTCATCAATGAGCTTCAGGTCGACGGACAGGAGATGCAGATCAGACTCGGAAAACTTATTGACCACGTCAACAAACTCATCAAAGGTATGAACGAAGAGCGCTACAAGGCAGGATGGAGAGTAGATGCAGCAGAAGGTACTGTTGCATTCGGTTCCGCTCTGTACAACTGGGCTATCAGTGTACCAATGATGAAAAAGACTGGAATCAGCTTCCAGCAGATCTATGATTACAACAAGCAGGAAGGCGACGCTGGAATTAAGGAACTTGCAGATAAGTGCCCACTCCACGAAGTCCTGAACGACATGGTAATCAGATTCCTTCCATCACCTCTTGAAGCACAGGAAGGAAGGGTTGGCGCGATCTGGCACGGAGACAAGAAGTCAGCGATCGGTCAGTCAATGATCAACGCAGACCCTAATGCAGACCTCGCTTTCATGGTAACGGACATTACCATGGACCCACATGCAGGCGAAGTCGCAACTGGAAGATTATTCAGTGGTTCACTCCAGCGTGGAATGGAAGTTTACGTATCCGGTACATCTAAAAAGAACAGAATTCAGCAGGTCGGTGTTTTCATGGGTCCAAAGAGACTTGATGTGGATATTATCCCTGCCGGAAACATTGCAGCTGTAACCGGACTTAGAGATGCTATTGTCGGTTCAACAGTAACAACCCTTGAAGGCATGGAGCCTTTCGAGAGTATCACCCACGCAAGTGAACCAGTAGTTACTGTAGCGGTCGAAGCAAAGCACATGAAGGACCTTCCAAAGCTTGTCGATGTACTTAGACAGGTTGCAAAGGAAGACCCAACACTTAAGATCACACTTGACGAAGAAACCGGCGAACACTTGATGGCTGGTATGGGTGAACTTCACCTTGAGGTCATTGCTCACAGAATTCAGCGTGACAAGGGTGTAGAGATCACAACCACACCACCAATCGTAGTATACCGTGAGACTATCCGTGGCAAGGCAGGTCCTGTCGAAGGAAAGTCACCAAACAGGCACAACAGATTCTATGTCGAGATCCAGCCTCTTGAAGAAGGCGTCAGAGACCTTATAAAAGCTGGTGAGATTTCCATGCGCATGCCAGAAGTCGAGCGCAGAGAAAAGCTCATAGCAGCAGGAATGGATAAGGACGAAGCAAAGGGTATCGCAGATATATTCGAGAGCAACGTTTACATCGACATGACAAAGGGTATCCAGTACCTCAATGAAACCATGGAACTTGTCCTTGAAGGATTCCATGAAGTAATGAAGGGCGGACCTCTTTCAAAAGAACCATGTATGGGTGTAAAGGTAAAGCTCGTTGATGCAAAGCTGCACGAAGATGCTGTCCACAGAGGACCAGCACAGGTAATTCCTGCATCCAGGCAGGGTATCCAGGCAGCAATGCTTATGGCTGATGATACACTTCTTGAACCATACCAGAAGGTATTCATCCAGGTCCCACAGGACAACATGGGCGGTGCAACCAAGGAGATCCAGGGTCGCCGTGGAATCATCATCAACATGACCGCTGAAGGTGACATGACCATCATCGAGTCTAGGGCACCAGTATCCGAATTATTCGGATTTGCAGGAGACATCAGATCCGCAACTGAAGGACGTGCAATGTGGAGCACAGAGTTTGCAGGATTTGACACACTTCCAGCAAACATGACAGCAGAGATTGTTTGCGGTATCAGAGAAAGGAAGGGACTTAAGAAAGAGCTTCCACAGGCATCTGATTACCTTAGCATGTAA
- a CDS encoding 30S ribosomal protein S7, giving the protein MIHMYKLFGKWDLSEVEVADQGIRRYVNLDPVIIPHTNGKHARQQFNKSDICIVERLVNNVMRNEQNTGKKQRAMMIVSESFDIIHKRTQKNPVQVLVEAIANAGPREEVVRLKYGGISVPKAVDTAPQRRVDSALRYITKGANQAAFKSKRSAADCLAAELIAASNRDAKCFSINRKDAKERVAKAAR; this is encoded by the coding sequence ATAATCCATATGTACAAATTATTCGGAAAATGGGATCTCAGCGAGGTAGAGGTTGCTGACCAGGGTATCAGAAGGTACGTAAATCTCGATCCAGTTATAATCCCACATACAAATGGTAAGCATGCAAGACAGCAGTTCAACAAGTCAGACATCTGCATTGTTGAGAGGCTTGTCAACAACGTCATGCGCAACGAGCAGAACACAGGAAAGAAGCAGAGAGCAATGATGATCGTCTCTGAATCTTTCGATATAATTCACAAGAGAACACAGAAGAACCCTGTACAGGTACTTGTAGAGGCTATTGCAAATGCAGGCCCAAGGGAAGAAGTTGTCAGACTTAAGTACGGTGGAATATCTGTACCAAAGGCAGTAGACACTGCTCCACAGAGACGTGTTGACTCTGCACTCAGATATATCACAAAAGGTGCAAACCAGGCAGCTTTCAAGTCCAAGAGAAGTGCAGCAGATTGTCTTGCAGCAGAGCTCATTGCAGCTTCAAACCGCGATGCAAAATGTTTCTCAATCAACAGGAAAGATGCGAAGGAAAGAGTCGCAAAGGCAGCACGTTAA
- a CDS encoding 30S ribosomal protein S12, with protein sequence MPNGKYAAHTLQRMRKDARWKDPRYNRRTLGLDVKADPLGGAPQGRGIVLEKVGVEAKQPNSAIRKCVRIQLIKNGRQVSAFCPGDGAINFIDEHDEVTVERIGGRMGGAMGDIPGVRFKVIAVNNVSLNEMVIGRKEKPRR encoded by the coding sequence ATGCCAAATGGAAAATATGCAGCTCACACACTTCAGCGCATGCGAAAGGATGCAAGGTGGAAGGATCCTCGCTACAACAGGCGCACACTTGGTCTTGACGTAAAAGCAGACCCTCTTGGTGGTGCACCTCAGGGCAGAGGTATCGTACTGGAGAAAGTGGGTGTAGAGGCTAAGCAGCCAAACTCAGCAATCAGGAAATGTGTAAGAATTCAGTTGATCAAGAATGGTCGTCAGGTGTCAGCTTTCTGCCCTGGGGACGGAGCTATCAACTTTATCGACGAGCACGACGAAGTTACAGTAGAAAGAATCGGTGGCCGCATGGGTGGTGCAATGGGAGATATTCCTGGTGTACGCTTTAAGGTCATTGCTGTTAACAACGTATCATTAAACGAGATGGTCATTGGCCGTAAAGAGAAACCAAGGAGATAA